Within the Ochrobactrum vermis genome, the region CAATTCGCGCATGACCAGAAGAGACCAGCGTTCCCCAATCAAATCAAGGGCATGGGCCGCAGCGCAGGCATCGTCATAACTGCGTTTGGCGGCTGGCTTTTCCGATTTGGTTACTTTTTCTAACTTCATGGTTGCTAATTATAACTTATCTGCCATTATGTACAAGCGAACTTTGAGTTCTTCCTATGCCAATTGCGTGACTTGCCTAGGCCCGGAAGGCTCAAGAATCGGATGTATACCGGGTCTGAGACTCACAGCTCGACCTTATCGCCGGGGGAGCAGGGCAGGCGATAGATAATCGTAAAATAAGATCGGGCCGTGTAGCCCGCCAACGGAGGAAATTTTATGCCGAAAATGATTTTCGTGAACCTGCCAGTGAAGAATGTTGCGAAGTCCACCAGCTTCTACGAAGCCATAGGTGCTACCAAGAACCCCATGTTCTCGGACGACACGGCTTCCTGCATGGTTTTCTCGGACACTATCCATGCGATGATCCTCGACCACGAAAAGTTCAGCCAGTTCACCCCGAAGAAGATCGCCGATGCCAGCACAATCAGCGAAGTGCTGGTCTGTCTGTCTGCAGAAAGCAAGGCAGAAGTCGATGCGACAGTAGAGAAAGCGGTAAACGCTGGCGGAAAGGCCGATCCGGGTCCGAAACAGGATTACGGCTTCATGTATGGGCGCAGCTTCGAAGATCTTGACGGTCACATCTGGGAACTGATGTGGATGGATATGGAAGAAGCCAGCAAGGTCATGGGCTAGTGGTCTGATTCCGAAAACAAATACCTAGTGCCTTGTGCATCCTTACGGGCGCACAAGGCAGTCTAGTCTTCTAATCTATTGAATCTATGCATCGGCTTTTCGAAAACCGAAACCGATTTTCAGGCCGATGCGGTAGGGAGGAGAAAATGTCAGGTCTGACAATTTGTCTCTGGTTCGACAGGCAGGCTGAAGAAGCTGCGAACCACTATGTTTCGATCTTCCGTGCCTGCGGAAGATCGGCCTCCGTCGATGGTTTCATCCAGTTTGAGCACACCCACCAGCCCGAAGGCACCAATGTGGTTGTTGCGAACTTCACGCTCGACGGACAGGCGATATCCGGTCTCAACGGCGGGCCGACTTTCAAGTTTTCCCCGGCAGTCTCGCTTTTCGTCCAATGCAAGGATCAGGTGGAACTGGACATGTTCTGGGAGAAACTGATGGAGGGCGGTGCGCCAATGGAATGCGGCTGGCTGACGGATAAATATGGCTTCTCGTGGCAGGTCGTGCCGCAGATGCTGCTGGATGTCCTGCAGAATGGAACTGCCGAACAGCGCCAGCGGGTCGCCGATGCCGTGATGAAGATGGTCAAGCTCGATGTTGCGACGCTCGAAGCGGCGCGCGACGCAGCTTAGTTTCGTATGGCCGCAATGGCATCATAGCCATAGAGCCAGTCCAGATCCTTCAGGAAACTATCCGGGCTGCGTATGGCGAAGAGCGTATTGCGGCCAATCGCGAATATGCCGGTTGCGTGATAGGCGAACCGGTTCAGCTGACCACGCTTGGCGACTGCCGTGATCCGTTCCTTACGGGCGATGTCGAAACGCTTCAGGCCTGCTTCGCGGTCGCGGCTGTCCAGCGCTTCGGCGAGTGCTGCGGCATCCTCGATTGCCATGGCGGCACCTTGCGCCGCAAAAGGTGTGACCGCGTGCGACGCGTCACCCAGAAAGATCGTCCGGTCCGGTCCGATGAATTGCGCGTCCGCCATTTCGAAAAGCGGCCAGTAGGTCCATTCATCGGCAGTCGCCAGCACATCGCGAACGGGCGCTCCCCAATCCGCATAGATAGAGCGCAGACGCGCCGGGTCGCCGGTTCTGGACCATACTTCGCCGGGATTTTCGCCTGTCGTGATGGCGACAAAATTGACGAAATCGCCGCCCTTGACCGGGTAGGCGATGAAATGCGCCTGCCTGCCCAGCCAAGCGGAGACTGCATTGCTGGTCGCAATAGCGGACGAAAACGACGCGGGCAGGGCTCTAGCTGCAAGGGTTGTGCGCCAGGCAATATGGCTGCTGAAGCGTGCCTTGCTGTAGCCCGCCTTTGAACGCTCCGTCGACCAGACGCCATCACAGGCGATCAGATAGGCGGCATCGAAGGATTCTTCGGAATTGCCATGGCGGATGGTGGCTGCCACGGCGCCGTTTTCAACGTGATGGCTTGTGATTTCAGCGCCGAGGCTGATCTCTATGTCCGGCTCTTCGCGGCAGGCATCGAGCAAGGCGGATTGCAGATCGGCGCGATGGCAAACGACATAAGGATGATGCCAGCGCTGACGAGCCTTGTCACCAAGCTTCATTTCCATCAGTGCGCGCGCATTGCGCCCATCCATGAGGTAGAGCGCCTCAGGCGTTACAGCTTGCTTGGAAAGTCGGTCGGCAATGCCGAGCCGTTCCAGATGGCGCATTGCATTGGGCGCAAGTTGCAAGCCTGCACCGACTTCCGAAAGGGTTTCAGCCTTTTCGACAAGCCGGACATTCCAGCCACGCGCTGCCAGCTCCAGTGCTGCCGACAGACCGGCAACTCCGGCCCCAGCGATCAATATGCGCCCTTTGCTCATGTCGATGAGATCATCCGGCATTCAGCCTTATGAAGGCTGTTTGGATTAAGCAGCCTTATCAGCAGGTGCTTCGTAAACGCAGCCAGCCGGAACGGTTTCGTCGGCATGCAGCTTGGCGTTGTAGCGATAGAGCGTCGAGCAATACGGGCAAACGACTTCGCTTTCATCGCCCATGTCGAGAAACACGTGCGGGTGATCGAAAGGTGGGTTTGCACCGACGCACATGAATTCCTTCACGCCGATTTCGATGGCAGCATGGCCGGCGTCGTTCTGGAAGTGAGGAATGATGTGATCGGACATGATATGCTCCGGTTCTGGTCGATGGCGGTATGAGCATGGTCTTGAGTCCGGTTCCGGGCGAGATCATGCATAGACATTGGCATGCGTGTACCGCGAAAGTCTTGTTTCCGGAAGCGTTTTCATCAATTCTGAGGACATTTCAGGCTAATTGCTATCAAACTGTCATATGACAGCCATAGGCTTAAGGCAGAGCCGGAATATTCCGGTGGAAGTCGGGATAGGAAAAATGAGCGAAAACAGCGTTATGGCGAGCGAAACCCCCAACGTGACTGAAGGCGGGACACACGAGATGACAGCCGGCTTAGCCCCCAACCCAGCCATTGTTCCCGGCATGGAAGCAGGCCCCGCCGTTCACAAAGCTTTGAACGGCGAGTTGATGCAAAGTGCCGACCGTTTCGTCAATCGCGAGTTTTCCTGGTTGCAGTTCAATCGGCGTGTTCTCGAAGAAGCCGCGAACATGCGGCAGCCACTACTCGAACGCCTGCGCTTCCTGTCGATTTCCGCCGCCAATCTCGATGAATTCTTCATGGTCCGCATCGCCGGTCTCGCCGCTCAGGTGCGCGCCGGTGTGGCGCTGCGCAGCGCCGATGGACGCACGCCGCAGGAACAGCTCGACTTCGTTCTGGATGAAGTGGGGCGCTTGCAGGAAGAACAGCAGCAACGCCTGCGCGCGTTGCGTGAGGAACTGGAACAGGACGGCATCGAGATCGTCCGCCCATCAGCGCTTTCAAGGCCGGAAAAGGATTGGCTTGAAAACCACTTCCTCGAAACAATCTTCCCGGTCCTGACGCCGCTCTCGATCGATCCGGCGCATCCGTTCCCTTTCATTCCTAATCTCGGCTTTTCCATCGCCCTGCA harbors:
- a CDS encoding FAD-binding protein, encoding MSKGRILIAGAGVAGLSAALELAARGWNVRLVEKAETLSEVGAGLQLAPNAMRHLERLGIADRLSKQAVTPEALYLMDGRNARALMEMKLGDKARQRWHHPYVVCHRADLQSALLDACREEPDIEISLGAEITSHHVENGAVAATIRHGNSEESFDAAYLIACDGVWSTERSKAGYSKARFSSHIAWRTTLAARALPASFSSAIATSNAVSAWLGRQAHFIAYPVKGGDFVNFVAITTGENPGEVWSRTGDPARLRSIYADWGAPVRDVLATADEWTYWPLFEMADAQFIGPDRTIFLGDASHAVTPFAAQGAAMAIEDAAALAEALDSRDREAGLKRFDIARKERITAVAKRGQLNRFAYHATGIFAIGRNTLFAIRSPDSFLKDLDWLYGYDAIAAIRN
- a CDS encoding VOC family protein, whose protein sequence is MSGLTICLWFDRQAEEAANHYVSIFRACGRSASVDGFIQFEHTHQPEGTNVVVANFTLDGQAISGLNGGPTFKFSPAVSLFVQCKDQVELDMFWEKLMEGGAPMECGWLTDKYGFSWQVVPQMLLDVLQNGTAEQRQRVADAVMKMVKLDVATLEAARDAA
- a CDS encoding VOC family protein, whose product is MPKMIFVNLPVKNVAKSTSFYEAIGATKNPMFSDDTASCMVFSDTIHAMILDHEKFSQFTPKKIADASTISEVLVCLSAESKAEVDATVEKAVNAGGKADPGPKQDYGFMYGRSFEDLDGHIWELMWMDMEEASKVMG
- a CDS encoding zinc-finger domain-containing protein, with the protein product MSDHIIPHFQNDAGHAAIEIGVKEFMCVGANPPFDHPHVFLDMGDESEVVCPYCSTLYRYNAKLHADETVPAGCVYEAPADKAA